The following proteins come from a genomic window of Peptococcaceae bacterium:
- a CDS encoding ATPase, T2SS/T4P/T4SS family, translating into MGAVSLAEESYRRRNKPAGAIPEAQSSQDRHDHDVIFMVTEEILRDYADVVYAVSTGAKAPGDLERLVSWIVTEKGYLLRGGKEETIKTVCDNILRYGILQDLIDDPAVTDIFVNGPQNVYKRVNNEDIFCPKVRFRDNQHLEQYIRTILAKAGRCITQAECLVDTRDVPNHLRINAGIGPAAKIPYLCIRKHTVADFTEDDFYRTATFTPEISGFIRQAVKARLNTLIAGPTGSGKTTLMRFMASNFIPDDERIVVLEEEEELRITHHNQVFLEAKKKAGEDDEEITLDDLVRNGLRMAMRRILLGEFRGKEAFALIRAFGTGHDGGMVTVHANDLYNALDQVAVMMLYAAAPLKYEHLKLLIAQALDLIIYMENYRITDIAFVAGYDHRRQEVLLEPILETERDSSGSLVYVWHPLSDSAKKLFWRRGVAMP; encoded by the coding sequence ATGGGTGCAGTGAGCTTGGCTGAGGAAAGCTACCGCCGCCGGAACAAACCGGCCGGGGCGATTCCCGAGGCCCAGTCCTCGCAAGACCGGCATGATCACGATGTCATATTTATGGTCACTGAAGAGATCCTCCGTGATTATGCCGACGTGGTCTATGCCGTCAGCACGGGAGCAAAAGCGCCCGGGGACCTGGAACGCCTTGTGTCCTGGATCGTGACGGAAAAAGGATACCTTCTCCGGGGCGGGAAGGAAGAAACCATCAAGACGGTTTGCGATAACATCCTCCGTTACGGAATCCTCCAGGATCTGATCGACGACCCTGCGGTAACCGATATTTTCGTCAACGGCCCGCAAAACGTGTACAAGCGGGTGAACAATGAGGATATTTTCTGTCCGAAGGTGCGTTTCCGGGATAACCAGCACCTGGAGCAGTATATCCGTACCATCTTGGCCAAAGCAGGCCGGTGTATTACCCAGGCTGAGTGCCTGGTGGACACGCGGGACGTGCCAAACCACCTGCGCATCAACGCCGGGATCGGGCCGGCAGCCAAAATTCCTTACCTGTGTATCCGCAAGCACACGGTGGCCGACTTTACAGAGGACGACTTTTACCGTACAGCTACTTTCACCCCGGAAATAAGCGGTTTTATCCGGCAAGCCGTGAAAGCCAGGTTAAACACCCTGATTGCCGGTCCCACCGGCAGCGGCAAGACCACGTTGATGCGCTTTATGGCCTCCAATTTTATCCCCGATGACGAGCGCATCGTGGTGCTGGAGGAAGAAGAGGAGCTGAGAATCACCCACCACAACCAGGTATTCCTGGAAGCGAAGAAAAAGGCCGGGGAAGATGATGAGGAGATCACGCTCGATGACCTGGTGCGCAACGGCTTGCGCATGGCCATGCGGCGCATCCTTTTGGGGGAATTCCGGGGGAAAGAGGCCTTTGCCCTGATCCGTGCCTTTGGTACCGGCCACGACGGGGGAATGGTCACGGTTCACGCCAATGATCTCTACAATGCCTTGGACCAGGTTGCCGTGATGATGCTGTATGCCGCCGCGCCACTTAAGTACGAGCACCTGAAACTCCTGATTGCCCAGGCCTTGGACCTCATCATCTACATGGAAAACTACCGGATCACCGATATCGCCTTTGTGGCCGGCTATGACCACCGTCGGCAGGAAGTCCTCTTGGAGCCTATCCTGGAAACGGAACGGGACTCTTCCGGCAGCCTGGTTTATGTCTGGCATCCATTGAGTGACAGCGCCAAAAAACTCTTCTGGCGAAGGGGGGTGGCCATGCCATGA
- a CDS encoding AAA family ATPase, which translates to MFNKRVVRLAVSLVAALAITCLLMVSTSDKQVAYVPVAVATRDIEANAPLTPENLEVRSIPAAAVPEKAFSAIPGGKLAGQKIWKGEYLLPPMVKDHPVTLPEPGNRVFSIPATLQSAGGIQPGDRVDVFLFAADRSNRGGGESKLLLSGITIVGILNQNGQAISGKEGKTQGVCGSAECGSSAGDGSPGQPAERRRQYGGTVFSPVLAAEPAGQRRTYLYCDRGQHSMIINKLSAIRRQKKKSDGSGEKHSAIPRVIAFWSPKATGKTVLAAAVSATLAGAKKRVVCVDFDLLTPDFPHGGYSLDQVASDILRGDFDPAKTASKLSCLKPTGVHLLSGPGDIVRAENLGRVELLSMVSGLAGQFDVVVLDTNRNLAMEATLAALDAADLVVIPVILGDGPVRHIGRYLSILVHDLCFDINKFRLVLNHGREKPALSAGQIEALLGRKIEAEIPYCPHWAEWRGDALQTATGWEDVLLSLVSVPVPVMPGKEATSDGCSELG; encoded by the coding sequence TTGTTTAACAAACGTGTCGTACGCCTGGCGGTTTCCCTGGTGGCTGCTCTGGCCATTACCTGCCTATTGATGGTGAGCACGTCGGACAAGCAAGTGGCCTATGTTCCTGTAGCTGTGGCAACCAGAGACATCGAAGCCAACGCGCCCCTTACTCCCGAGAACCTGGAAGTGCGGAGCATCCCGGCCGCCGCGGTGCCCGAAAAAGCCTTCTCGGCTATTCCCGGCGGAAAACTGGCCGGCCAGAAAATCTGGAAGGGCGAATACCTGCTTCCGCCCATGGTCAAGGACCATCCGGTCACACTGCCCGAACCCGGGAACCGGGTTTTTTCCATCCCTGCAACCTTGCAATCAGCGGGAGGCATCCAGCCGGGCGACCGGGTGGATGTTTTTCTATTTGCGGCTGATCGATCCAACCGGGGAGGGGGTGAGAGCAAATTGCTTCTTTCCGGCATCACAATCGTGGGAATCCTCAACCAGAACGGACAGGCCATCAGCGGGAAAGAAGGGAAAACCCAGGGGGTCTGCGGCAGTGCCGAGTGTGGTTCAAGTGCTGGTGACGGCAGTCCAGGCCAACCTGCTGAACGCCGCCGCCAATACGGGGGAACTGTCTTTAGCCCGGTACTTGCCGCAGAGCCAGCCGGTCAAAGACGTACCTACCTTTATTGTGACAGGGGGCAGCATTCAATGATAATAAACAAATTATCCGCTATAAGGAGGCAGAAGAAAAAAAGCGATGGTTCCGGGGAAAAGCACAGTGCCATTCCCCGCGTGATTGCCTTCTGGTCGCCCAAGGCAACGGGAAAAACTGTTCTGGCCGCTGCCGTTTCCGCCACCTTAGCGGGGGCAAAAAAACGGGTCGTCTGCGTGGACTTTGACCTGCTGACCCCGGACTTCCCCCACGGGGGTTATAGCCTGGACCAGGTTGCAAGCGATATACTGCGGGGCGACTTCGATCCGGCCAAAACAGCTTCAAAGCTTTCTTGTCTGAAACCTACAGGAGTCCATCTCCTCTCCGGTCCCGGCGACATCGTGCGGGCTGAAAACCTGGGGAGGGTCGAATTGCTAAGCATGGTGAGCGGCTTGGCCGGACAATTTGATGTCGTGGTTCTGGACACCAATCGGAACCTGGCCATGGAGGCTACCTTGGCCGCCTTGGATGCGGCCGATCTGGTTGTAATACCGGTCATTCTGGGGGACGGCCCGGTGCGGCACATCGGGCGTTACCTAAGCATACTGGTCCATGACCTCTGTTTTGACATTAACAAATTCCGGCTGGTGTTGAATCATGGCAGGGAGAAACCCGCTCTTTCCGCCGGTCAAATCGAGGCCTTGCTGGGCAGAAAAATAGAGGCGGAAATCCCCTATTGCCCGCATTGGGCGGAATGGCGGGGAGATGCGCTGCAGACTGCAACAGGCTGGGAAGACGTATTGCTTAGCCTGGTGTCGGTGCCTGTCCCAGTCATGCCCGGAAAGGAGGCGACATCCGATGGGTGCAGTGAGCTTGGCTGA
- a CDS encoding nucleotidyltransferase, with translation MLANGNPISDILTRVSSALDIPDYVYEDATIKYEDVGAWLGDDSSELKKYSPEIYPQGSFRLGTVVRPINGEDEYDIDLVCTLNLAKEQTTQDNLKTIVGNRLKLRPDFNSMLEQSRRCWTLNYPAQNSLPKFHMDILPSIHNLEDEPTGILLTDTELKLWQKSNPKAYAEWFYKRMEVIFLEKRAALAKSFNAKVEDVPEWQVKTPLQIAVQILKRHRDIYFQDQPDNKPISIIITTLAAKAYRGQADIYDALESIVQDMPKFIERKGDKWWVTNPVAEENFADKWNEYPERRTVFIMWLDRVRSDFATVKEQHITEMTKSLSPILGKSIMEKVAFDMGLSSGSTFLLTKQPQIPPLGKTDHCKPPIWPQNLLYKADISGSVHFNRKTLKKLWTISERPVPANVWLRFRVNTNVPAPYEIQWQIVNTGEEATKAGDLRGGFLAEGNNYSPYHWEHTLYKGTHWIEAFVIKDGVCLARTGRKFIKIR, from the coding sequence ATGTTAGCAAATGGTAATCCGATAAGTGATATTCTAACCAGAGTATCTTCTGCCCTAGATATTCCAGATTATGTATACGAAGATGCTACAATAAAATATGAAGATGTAGGGGCATGGTTGGGAGATGATTCATCTGAACTGAAAAAGTATTCCCCGGAAATTTATCCACAGGGTTCTTTCCGACTTGGTACAGTAGTTCGTCCAATCAATGGTGAAGATGAATATGATATTGACTTAGTTTGTACTCTTAATCTGGCAAAAGAACAAACGACGCAGGATAATTTAAAAACAATTGTAGGAAACAGGCTTAAATTACGTCCTGATTTTAACAGCATGCTGGAACAATCACGAAGGTGTTGGACGCTAAACTATCCTGCGCAAAACTCACTACCTAAATTCCATATGGATATTCTCCCATCTATTCATAACTTGGAAGACGAACCTACAGGTATTTTGCTTACTGACACAGAGCTTAAACTATGGCAGAAAAGTAATCCCAAGGCTTATGCAGAATGGTTCTATAAGCGAATGGAAGTAATTTTTCTTGAAAAGAGAGCTGCTCTTGCAAAATCTTTTAATGCCAAAGTTGAAGACGTGCCCGAATGGCAAGTTAAAACACCACTTCAGATAGCTGTTCAAATTTTAAAACGGCATCGTGATATATATTTTCAAGATCAACCTGACAACAAACCAATTTCTATAATAATAACGACACTTGCAGCTAAAGCATACCGTGGACAAGCAGATATTTATGATGCTTTAGAGAGTATTGTTCAGGATATGCCAAAATTTATTGAACGAAAAGGTGATAAATGGTGGGTTACTAATCCCGTTGCGGAAGAGAATTTTGCAGATAAATGGAACGAATACCCTGAAAGACGGACAGTATTTATAATGTGGTTGGACAGAGTTCGAAGTGACTTTGCTACAGTCAAAGAACAACATATCACTGAAATGACAAAATCATTAAGTCCTATTCTAGGGAAAAGTATAATGGAAAAAGTCGCATTTGATATGGGTTTATCTTCTGGTTCTACGTTCTTGCTGACTAAGCAGCCTCAAATTCCTCCTCTCGGCAAAACTGATCATTGTAAACCGCCGATATGGCCTCAAAATCTTCTTTATAAAGCCGATATTAGTGGTTCTGTTCATTTTAATCGAAAAACACTTAAAAAATTATGGACAATTTCGGAACGTCCAGTACCAGCAAATGTTTGGTTAAGATTCCGTGTTAATACAAATGTGCCTGCTCCATATGAGATACAATGGCAGATAGTTAACACCGGGGAAGAAGCAACTAAAGCAGGTGACTTGCGTGGCGGTTTTCTCGCAGAAGGTAATAATTATAGTCCATATCATTGGGAACATACTTTATATAAAGGGACTCATTGGATAGAGGCATTCGTTATTAAAGATGGGGTTTGTTTAGCTCGCACGGGTCGAAAGTTTATTAAAATAAGATAG
- a CDS encoding patatin-like phospholipase family protein, with translation MQQGPLSKKFHILSLDGGGIKGLFSAAILAAIEEDTGVNIIEHFDLITGTSTGGIIALGLGLGMRPREIVNFYLDYGQQIFPPIPFYKGLIQWFRYKYSNQPLKEALQKCFGDKTLGDSKVRLVIPSYNIGDDDVYLFKTPHHEKLRRDYKVPAWKVALATTAAPTFFPCTREVDNIRLIDGGVWANNPTMVGIIEAYKLLGVHLDALSVLSIGTSDEVIARHERLNKGGKFAWVRGNDVIDVIMRGQSIAANNQAGLLLGKEKVHRINPKVAAGEFTLDGANKADDLIGKASHASRQFIPIFEKIFKEHKAIQYTPLYSVGKEESVC, from the coding sequence ATGCAGCAGGGCCCTTTATCTAAAAAGTTTCACATCCTTTCTCTTGATGGCGGAGGTATTAAAGGCCTTTTTTCAGCTGCAATACTTGCTGCGATAGAAGAAGATACCGGTGTTAACATTATTGAACATTTTGATTTAATAACTGGTACATCTACAGGTGGTATTATTGCATTGGGATTGGGATTAGGTATGAGACCACGAGAAATTGTAAATTTCTATTTGGATTATGGTCAGCAAATATTCCCACCAATACCTTTTTATAAAGGACTCATACAATGGTTTCGCTATAAGTATTCTAATCAGCCACTTAAAGAAGCATTACAGAAGTGTTTTGGTGATAAAACATTAGGAGATAGTAAAGTTCGTCTGGTCATACCGTCCTATAATATCGGGGATGATGATGTTTATCTATTTAAGACCCCACATCATGAAAAACTCAGACGAGACTATAAAGTACCTGCATGGAAAGTTGCACTCGCAACCACAGCAGCACCAACTTTTTTCCCTTGTACACGTGAAGTTGACAATATACGCTTGATAGACGGGGGAGTATGGGCAAACAATCCGACAATGGTTGGGATAATTGAAGCATACAAGTTGTTAGGTGTACATTTAGATGCATTGTCTGTACTTAGTATCGGAACATCAGATGAGGTAATAGCACGTCATGAACGCCTAAATAAAGGTGGTAAATTCGCCTGGGTAAGGGGTAATGATGTAATTGATGTAATTATGAGAGGACAAAGTATAGCAGCAAACAACCAGGCAGGATTACTACTTGGGAAAGAGAAAGTCCATAGGATTAATCCAAAAGTGGCAGCAGGAGAATTTACACTAGATGGTGCTAATAAGGCTGATGACTTAATTGGGAAAGCTTCTCATGCAAGCCGACAATTTATACCTATATTTGAAAAAATATTTAAAGAACATAAAGCAATTCAGTATACTCCGCTTTATTCCGTAGGTAAGGAGGAAAGCGTATGTTAG
- a CDS encoding ParB/RepB/Spo0J family partition protein, with product MEIREKGRIQSFKDIFGDETKEAEGVKELPLSTLQPYENHPFKLYSGERFDDIVRSVKELGVIVPIIVRPKGEEKYEILSGHNRVNAAKTAGLQTIPAVIKDKLTDEEAALIVTETNLMQRSFADLCHSERAIALAMHHKTLKKQGARTDLINELEKLLNPHEIRGNRTSSQVETRLTSLGKTGIKYSLSRPTVARYLRLNELIPELLARVDKEEIAFIPAVALSYLRENEQRDVEAIMAENGFKVDMSKAEILRSYSEAGKLDKDIVYSVLAGELDKKKKSDKPVAFKLKAKLVAKFFSSGQKQAEIEEIIEKALILYFEKKKEAKSEG from the coding sequence ATGGAAATTAGAGAAAAGGGAAGAATTCAATCCTTCAAAGATATTTTCGGCGATGAGACGAAAGAAGCCGAGGGGGTAAAGGAGCTCCCCCTATCCACACTCCAGCCTTATGAAAATCATCCGTTCAAGTTGTATTCGGGAGAGCGGTTCGACGACATAGTACGGAGCGTCAAGGAGCTTGGCGTGATTGTGCCGATTATTGTCCGGCCCAAAGGCGAGGAAAAATATGAAATCTTGTCAGGGCATAACCGGGTCAACGCAGCCAAAACCGCCGGATTACAAACGATACCGGCGGTAATAAAAGACAAGCTTACCGATGAAGAGGCGGCCTTGATTGTAACCGAAACCAACCTGATGCAACGTTCATTCGCTGATCTGTGCCATTCAGAAAGGGCCATTGCCTTGGCAATGCATCATAAGACGCTAAAAAAACAAGGGGCTCGAACAGACCTGATAAATGAGCTGGAAAAGCTCCTGAACCCGCATGAAATAAGGGGAAATAGAACTTCGTCTCAAGTTGAGACGAGGTTAACAAGCCTAGGAAAAACAGGCATAAAATACAGTCTCTCAAGGCCAACTGTTGCCCGGTATTTACGGCTAAATGAGCTTATTCCTGAACTCCTTGCAAGAGTGGATAAAGAAGAAATTGCCTTTATTCCGGCAGTAGCGCTTTCTTATTTGCGGGAAAATGAGCAGAGGGATGTTGAAGCCATTATGGCTGAAAATGGTTTTAAGGTTGATATGAGCAAAGCCGAAATTCTGCGTTCATATTCAGAAGCCGGAAAGCTTGATAAAGACATAGTATATTCAGTATTGGCCGGCGAGCTTGATAAAAAGAAGAAGTCGGATAAGCCTGTTGCCTTCAAGCTTAAGGCCAAGCTTGTGGCAAAATTCTTCTCCTCCGGACAGAAGCAGGCTGAGATTGAAGAGATTATCGAAAAGGCGCTAATCCTTTACTTTGAGAAAAAGAAGGAAGCCAAGAGTGAAGGCTGA
- a CDS encoding AAA family ATPase, translating into MSNKCKIVAIANQKGGVGKTTTALNLAYVLSELGKKVLLTDFDPQANLTMCFGIDRPDELKTTIYHLMMAAVEDKELPDRGEYLLSFSNLDLLPSSIELSAVEMSLVNVMSREMILLSVLEKLRDRYDYIIIDCMPALGMLTINALAACESVLIPATAQYLSAKGLELLLKTIARVKKRINPGIKIDGILITMFAGRTKLAKEIMNLLNDAYKGGLRIFDSKIPVSVKVGEASYNSQSILEYDGKSKVAQAYKNFGREYLSYGN; encoded by the coding sequence ATGAGCAACAAGTGCAAAATTGTGGCAATCGCCAACCAGAAGGGCGGCGTGGGAAAAACCACAACAGCCTTAAACCTGGCTTATGTTTTGTCGGAGCTTGGGAAAAAGGTGCTCTTAACCGACTTCGATCCCCAGGCCAACCTGACAATGTGTTTTGGCATTGACCGTCCCGATGAGCTGAAAACCACCATCTACCACTTAATGATGGCGGCGGTGGAAGATAAGGAACTGCCGGACAGGGGTGAATACCTGCTTTCTTTCAGCAATCTTGACCTTCTTCCCAGCAGTATAGAGCTTTCGGCAGTTGAAATGAGCCTGGTCAATGTAATGAGCCGGGAAATGATCTTGCTTTCCGTATTAGAGAAGCTGCGGGACCGGTACGATTACATCATTATTGACTGCATGCCTGCGCTCGGCATGCTGACCATCAACGCCCTTGCGGCCTGCGAAAGCGTTCTTATCCCCGCCACAGCGCAGTACCTTTCAGCCAAAGGCCTGGAGCTTCTGCTCAAAACAATTGCCAGGGTCAAGAAACGCATCAATCCCGGCATCAAAATTGACGGTATCCTGATTACCATGTTTGCCGGCAGGACAAAGCTGGCCAAAGAAATAATGAACCTGTTGAACGACGCTTACAAGGGGGGCTTAAGGATCTTCGACAGCAAAATACCGGTATCCGTCAAGGTCGGAGAAGCCAGCTACAATTCACAAAGCATTCTGGAATACGACGGCAAAAGCAAGGTGGCCCAAGCGTACAAAAACTTTGGAAGGGAGTATCTGAGCTATGGAAATTAG
- the rsfS gene encoding ribosome silencing factor, whose amino-acid sequence MKSRELAVLAARAIAEKKGREISILKLEELSLLTDYFVLASGNSRVQTQAIADHVEEEMNKAGLPLARREGYPEGRWILMDFGVVIVHIFQDEERNFYSLERLWADAPQVPFEE is encoded by the coding sequence ATGAAAAGCAGAGAACTGGCTGTACTGGCTGCACGGGCCATAGCCGAAAAAAAAGGAAGAGAGATCAGCATTTTAAAGCTGGAGGAATTGTCGCTTTTAACCGATTACTTTGTCCTTGCCAGCGGGAATTCACGCGTGCAAACCCAGGCCATTGCGGATCACGTGGAAGAGGAAATGAACAAAGCCGGCCTGCCCTTGGCCAGAAGGGAAGGTTACCCCGAAGGCAGGTGGATTTTAATGGATTTCGGTGTGGTGATCGTCCATATCTTCCAGGATGAGGAAAGAAACTTTTACAGCCTGGAGAGGCTCTGGGCCGACGCTCCGCAGGTTCCTTTCGAGGAATGA
- the yqeK gene encoding bis(5'-nucleosyl)-tetraphosphatase (symmetrical) YqeK — protein sequence MNFNNYVNIIKERLSPSRAAHSLRVVKTALKMADGKKVDKDKVYLAALLHDYAKDLPPQELLAVARQNHLLTCQAEEMQPDLLHGPVGAWLCRNDLRVDDEEVLLAIHYHTTGRVNMSMLDIIIYLADLVEPGRKYQGVDKLRSVCASDLARGMLCAFDSTIRYVLEREFLIHPLTIEARNWLLASKLNLGE from the coding sequence ATGAATTTTAATAATTATGTCAATATTATTAAGGAGAGGCTCAGCCCATCGCGCGCGGCCCACTCCCTGCGGGTCGTGAAAACCGCGCTGAAAATGGCGGACGGAAAAAAAGTCGATAAAGACAAGGTTTATCTTGCGGCTCTTCTTCACGATTATGCCAAGGACCTGCCTCCCCAGGAACTGCTTGCCGTGGCCCGGCAGAACCATCTCTTAACCTGCCAGGCCGAAGAAATGCAGCCGGATCTGCTGCACGGGCCTGTCGGCGCATGGCTTTGCCGAAACGATTTGCGGGTGGATGACGAGGAGGTTTTGCTGGCCATCCACTATCACACCACGGGAAGGGTTAACATGAGCATGCTGGATATAATCATTTACCTGGCGGACCTGGTGGAGCCCGGGCGCAAATACCAAGGTGTCGATAAATTGAGAAGTGTCTGTGCAAGCGACCTGGCGAGGGGAATGCTTTGCGCCTTTGATTCCACGATCAGGTATGTCTTGGAAAGAGAGTTCCTGATCCACCCGCTGACCATTGAGGCGAGAAACTGGCTGCTTGCCAGCAAACTAAACCTGGGGGAATGA
- a CDS encoding RNA-binding protein encodes MSKTLYVGNLPWATSPQELADLFSSYGQVISTRIIKDKETNRSRGFGFVEVADEDVENMIASVDGKEFNGRILSVNEAKSREQ; translated from the coding sequence TTGTCGAAAACCTTATATGTGGGCAATTTGCCCTGGGCAACAAGCCCGCAGGAGTTGGCGGATCTTTTCAGTTCATACGGGCAGGTTATCAGCACCCGTATTATCAAGGATAAGGAAACCAATCGTTCCCGGGGCTTTGGTTTTGTAGAAGTTGCTGACGAAGACGTGGAAAACATGATCGCCTCCGTTGACGGAAAAGAATTTAACGGGCGCATACTGTCAGTCAATGAAGCAAAATCGCGGGAACAGTGA
- the nadD gene encoding nicotinate-nucleotide adenylyltransferase, whose product MEYHEDLHLQRASRVGIMGGTFDPIHQGHLVTAEAARSEFNLDKVIFVPSGQPPHKKGVAISSKEHRYLMTVLATAANPYFEVSRTEIDRPGESYAIDTVMYIKSKMKAGGELFFITGADAILEIITWKNVSELLKETAFIAATRPGFDLNELHEKLAQNLPAALLKKIIPLEVPAMAISSTDIRHRVRNDRTIKYLLPEAVENFIRKNGLYHC is encoded by the coding sequence ATGGAATATCATGAGGATTTACACCTGCAGAGAGCAAGCAGGGTCGGAATCATGGGCGGTACTTTCGACCCGATCCACCAGGGTCACCTTGTAACGGCGGAAGCGGCTCGTTCCGAATTTAACCTGGACAAGGTCATCTTTGTCCCTTCCGGCCAGCCGCCTCACAAAAAAGGGGTCGCCATCAGCAGCAAGGAACACCGCTACCTGATGACGGTCCTGGCTACCGCAGCCAACCCGTATTTCGAGGTTTCCCGCACGGAAATCGACAGACCGGGCGAATCATATGCCATCGATACGGTTATGTATATTAAAAGCAAGATGAAGGCCGGCGGCGAACTGTTTTTTATCACCGGCGCCGATGCCATTCTGGAGATAATAACCTGGAAAAACGTAAGTGAACTCCTGAAAGAGACCGCTTTTATCGCTGCAACCAGGCCTGGGTTTGATTTAAACGAATTGCACGAAAAACTGGCCCAAAACTTGCCGGCTGCGCTGCTTAAAAAAATCATTCCCCTGGAAGTACCTGCTATGGCCATATCCTCCACGGACATTCGCCACAGGGTGAGGAATGATCGCACCATTAAATACCTGTTGCCCGAAGCCGTAGAAAACTTTATCAGGAAAAACGGGTTATACCACTGCTGA
- a CDS encoding glutamate-5-semialdehyde dehydrogenase: protein MVCEELRVKGELAKEASYVLAGLSAEQKNRALSAMAADLEEKEGLILEANEKDMTAGRERGMSKALLDRLLLTPARIKEMANGLRALVSLPDPVGEIESMWKGAQDIEIGKMRVPLGVVGIIYEARPNVTVDAAGLCLKTGNAVILRGSSDALQSNRTITGVIAAAAESAGAPRGCIQLVEDPRREVAVEMMRLNQYLDVLIPRGGAGLIRSVLENASVPVIETGIGNCHVYVDSWADLEMAEKIIINAKTQRPAVCNAAESLLVHEKVAGEFLPRAGKRLVEMGVEIRGCPKTLELIPGAKPATEEDYAAEFLDLILSVRVVAGLEEAMAHIRRYGTKHSEAIVTESYANARAFLQGVDAAAVYVNASTRFTDGFQFGFGAEIGISTQKLHARGPMGLKELTTIKYVVYGNGQVRK, encoded by the coding sequence ATGGTTTGCGAAGAATTACGGGTTAAAGGGGAACTGGCCAAAGAGGCAAGCTATGTATTGGCCGGCCTTTCCGCGGAACAAAAAAACAGGGCTCTCTCGGCTATGGCCGCGGACCTGGAAGAAAAAGAAGGACTGATCCTTGAAGCCAACGAAAAAGACATGACAGCGGGACGGGAGCGCGGCATGAGCAAGGCCTTGCTGGACCGGCTCCTTTTGACGCCGGCCAGGATTAAGGAAATGGCCAACGGGCTGCGGGCGCTGGTATCGCTGCCCGATCCCGTTGGAGAGATCGAAAGCATGTGGAAAGGTGCGCAGGATATCGAAATAGGGAAAATGAGGGTTCCTTTGGGTGTCGTCGGCATCATTTACGAGGCACGTCCCAACGTGACGGTTGACGCGGCGGGACTCTGCCTTAAAACGGGGAATGCCGTCATCCTGCGCGGCAGTTCAGACGCCCTGCAGTCAAACCGCACAATAACAGGGGTTATTGCGGCGGCCGCGGAGTCGGCGGGGGCGCCCCGCGGCTGCATCCAGCTGGTTGAAGACCCCCGCCGCGAGGTGGCCGTTGAGATGATGAGGTTAAACCAGTACCTGGATGTTCTGATCCCCAGGGGAGGTGCCGGCCTGATCCGGTCGGTACTCGAGAACGCGTCTGTTCCCGTAATTGAAACGGGGATTGGCAACTGCCATGTTTACGTGGACAGCTGGGCTGATTTGGAAATGGCGGAGAAAATCATTATCAATGCCAAGACCCAGCGCCCGGCGGTCTGCAACGCGGCCGAGTCGCTTCTGGTTCATGAAAAAGTTGCCGGGGAATTTCTGCCACGGGCCGGGAAACGGTTGGTGGAAATGGGAGTAGAAATCCGGGGCTGTCCAAAAACACTGGAACTGATTCCAGGAGCAAAACCGGCTACCGAAGAGGATTATGCGGCTGAATTTCTCGATTTGATCCTGTCGGTCAGAGTGGTCGCCGGCCTGGAGGAGGCGATGGCTCATATCCGCCGTTACGGCACGAAGCACTCGGAAGCCATTGTTACCGAAAGTTATGCCAACGCGCGGGCTTTCCTGCAGGGGGTAGATGCCGCCGCCGTCTATGTTAATGCCTCGACACGGTTTACCGACGGTTTCCAGTTCGGGTTCGGGGCGGAAATAGGCATCAGCACGCAGAAACTGCACGCCCGGGGTCCCATGGGCTTAAAGGAACTGACTACCATAAAATATGTTGTTTACGGAAACGGGCAAGTAAGGAAATAA